In Acyrthosiphon pisum isolate AL4f unplaced genomic scaffold, pea_aphid_22Mar2018_4r6ur Scaffold_21104;HRSCAF=23045, whole genome shotgun sequence, a single genomic region encodes these proteins:
- the LOC103311929 gene encoding uncharacterized protein LOC103311929: MALSRFYNLERKLTADPIIYEEYKCFMNEYLQLGHMKLAQTPGNYIIPHHAVVKRTNGKIKLRVVFDASATTSSGTSLNNLLFIGPKLQCDIADLLLRCRFHVYMLTADICKMYRQIQVPPAECSYQHILWRNDPSESIQEYALSTVTYGVSSSPFQAIRVLHQLELDEGFKYPAAQGVLSSQTYVDDIIAGAASVEQMVTLQKQLIGLLGQGQFELKKWASNCRQVLQNIPQDDQVVELSFDPKDECSIKILGLHWDPANDIFSYHSDPCVSRPTKRSVLSAIAKIYDPLGALSPITFWAKCFMQILWKNAYEWDQPIPDELASSWNSFSTQLPSVSQVKIRRHIPIEQCTDVQLLGFSDALQKGYSAVVYMRLSYASKPGTVHLLTARSKVAPLKNSRLDESLSIPRLELCGALLLAQTLHRVQNALSSITHISLIHAWTDSTVVLSWLTTQQVTFKVFVTNRLNKIGELLPSVQWRYVPSMQNPADCVSRGLLPTEALEHSLYWDGPSFVQQSPDTWKSPQYEKIPVAELPEQKTVAEILHVIVTPTTNDEWFEKFSSLTRLKRVVAYMRRFIVKAHHKSVQRNPTHQCDEHPPMFTGFLRYEELSDALQTLVQITQRIHFPQLIKLISSSSSSIKPRSIACLTPFIDASGIIRVGGRLRRSTAPEDFKYPVLIPKSSALTFLLIRYYHITGMHAGPQLVASLLSSQFWIVSGRSVIRHIIFKCVTCTRHRALTVKTLMGDLPSSRVCSSRPFSNVGVDYAGPLLIKESRRRNARSTKCYVAIFIYMAVKAVHIEVVSDLTTSAFLASLQRFIARRGIPLDIYSDCGTNFQGAASELRRLWSDPEAQNIVSNAVPCRWHFNPPAAPHFGGLWEAAVKSMKTHLKRVIGTQLLTFEEMCTITQRIEAILNSRPITPLSSDPNDLRVLTPGHFLTGAPLVALPDPDVTQLPINRLNRWQLLDQFHQSLWKRWSSK, encoded by the coding sequence ATGGCACTATCAAGATTTTATAACTTGGAGCGTAAATTAACAGCCGATCCTATCATATACGAggaatataaatgttttatgaacGAGTATTTACAACTTGGCCACATGAAACTCGCGCAAACTCCAGGAAACTACATCATTCCACATCACGCAGTTGTCAAACGAACGAACGGAAAAATTAAACTAAGAGTCGTATTTGACGCGTCTGCCACTACATCCTCTGGAACATCATTAAACAATTTGCTATTCATCGGACCCAAATTGCAATGTGACATAGCAGATCTACTACTACGATGTCGCTTTCATGTATACATGCTCACAGCAGATATATGCAAAATGTATAGACAAATACAGGTGCCACCAGCGGAATGCTCTTACCAGCATATTCTGTGGCGCAACGATCCATCTGAATCAATACAGGAGTATGCGTTGTCGACAGTTACTTACGGAGTGTCTTCGTCCCCCTTTCAAGCCATCCGTGTATTGCATCAACTGGAATTGGACGAAGGTTTCAAATACCCAGCTGCACAAGGAGTGTTATCTAGTCAAACTTACGTCGATGACATTATAGCCGGAGCTGCCTCAGTCGAACAGATGGTGACGTTGCAAAAACAGCTCATCGGTTTGTTAGGTCAAGGTCAATTTGAGCTAAAAAAATGGGCAAGTAACTGTCGACAAGTTCTGCAAAATATCCCACAGGACGATCAAGTTGTAGAACTGTCATTCGACCCAAAGGATGAGTGTTCAATAAAGATCCTGGGGTTACATTGGGACCCGGCAAATGATATATTCAGTTATCACAGTGATCCCTGCGTCTCTCGACCTACAAAACGCTCAGTGCTATCCGCGATAGCTAAGATCTATGACCCACTCGGAGCCTTATCACCCATCACCTTTTGGGCTAAGTGCTTCATGCAGATTTTATGGAAAAATGCGTATGAATGGGACCAACCGATCCCAGACGAACTAGCTTCTTCCTGGAATTCATTCTCTACGCAGTTACCTTCGGTCTCACAAGTTAAAATCAGAAGACATATTCCTATTGAACAATGTACGGACGTTCAACTACTAGGGTTTTCCGATGCATTACAAAAGGGATACTCAGCTGTTGTTTACATGCGATTGTCGTATGCGTCAAAACCTGGCACAGTACATCTACTTACAGCAAGGTCGAAGGTGGCACCGTTAAAGAACAGTCGTCTGGATGAGTCACTTTCCATTCCAAGGTTGGAATTATGTGGGGCATTGCTATTAGCTCAAACACTGCATCGTGTACAAAATGCATTATCGTCAATCACTCACATATCCTTGATTCATGCCTGGACCGACTCTACAGTGGTGTTGTCTTGGCTAACAACTCAGCAAGTTACATTTAAAGTATTTGTCACGAACAGGCTTAACAAGATAGGTGAACTTCTGCCCTCGGTTCAGTGGAGATACGTACCATCAATGCAAAATCCAGCTGATTGCGTGTCCCGCGGCCTACTTCCTACCGAGGCATTAGAACACAGTTTATACTGGGATGGTCCGTCTTTCGTACAACAGTCACCTGATACTTGGAAATCACCACAGTATGAAAAAATTCCCGTCGCTGAACTACCTGAACAGAAAACCGTGGCAGAGATCCTGCACGTTATTGTTACACCAACAACGAACGACGAATGGTTTGAAAAATTCTCATCATTGACTCGTCTAAAGAGAGTTGTTGCTTACATGAGACGTTTCATTGTCAAGGCTCATCACAAGTCAGTCCAGCGAAATCCCACACATCAATGTGACGAGCATCCACCCATGTTTACAGGTTTCCTTCGGTATGAAGAGCTTAGTGATGCTTTACAGACGTTAGTCCAAATAACACAACGCATCCACTTTCCACAGTTAATCAAGCTTATTTCATCTTCGTCATCGTCAATCAAACCTCGTTCGATAGCTTGTCTCACCCCGTTCATTGACGCATCTGGAATCATACGCGTGGGTGGACGACTGCGCCGTTCAACCGCACCGGAAGACTTCAAATATCCAGTGTTAATACCAAAGTCAAGCGCTTTAACGTTCCTATTGATCCGATATTATCATATAACTGGTATGCACGCTGGGCCTCAGCTTGTGGCATCCTTGTTGTCTTCTCAATTTTGGATTGTGTCAGGTCGATCAGTTATTCGtcacattattttcaaatgtgttACATGTACACGACATCGAGCGTTAACCGTCAAAACGTTAATGGGCGATCTTCCTTCCTCACGGGTATGTTCATCGAGACCCTTCTCTAATGTCGGTGTAGATTATGCAGGACCACTTTTGATCAAAGAAAGCAGACGTCGGAACGCCCGCTCTACAAAATGCTATGTGGCGATCTTCATCTACATGGCCGTGAAAGCGGTGCACATCGAAGTGGTCTCTGATCTAACAACTTCGGCATTCCTGGCGTCATTGCAGCGTTTCATTGCTCGCCGAGGAATACCTTTGGACATATATTCAGACTGCGGTACCAATTTCCAAGGTGCTGCATCTGAATTGCGTCGGTTGTGGTCAGATCCTGAAGCACAAAACATTGTCTCAAATGCTGTGCCGTGTAGGTGGCACTTCAACCCACCGGCTGCTCCCCACTTCGGGGGACTGTGGGAGGCAGCTGTTAAATCCATGAAAACCCACCTGAAACGAGTAATTGGCACccaattgttaacatttgaGGAGATGTGCACCATAACTCAACGAATAGAAGCCATACTGAACTCACGGCCAATTACACCCCTTTCGTCAGATCCGAATGATCTACGAGTGCTAACACCAGGTCACTTCCTCACAGGTGCACCTCTCGTCGCGCTGCCTGACCCCGATGTGACGCAGCTTCCGATAAACCGTCTCAACCGTTGGCAGCTGTTAGATCAATTTCACCAATCGCTATGGAAACGTTGGTCTTCAAAATAA
- the LOC103311930 gene encoding uncharacterized protein LOC103311930, translated as MTPAEQQEQERVERSLQRAIVKRDKHVNQMLILFNLSKIVESDPSSLPMFDARKRDLEALMSDFRLDQEDVMDRMVELGRIEEFIREHSVIETVVTEQYYSIQAVAGAMACCKLDSVIRSGSHINLPKIELPHFNGDIINWRSYRDTFTSLVHENPDLNSVERFHYLIASVSGAASTVVRSVPLTGPNYEVAWNALHDRFDSTRLILHAHLDKLFGFSPIKNESLTDLNNFLDVFKENTAAINALGVHDLSGFLLFYIASRVLDSSTKRLFEAGRGTHDLPTLNDLLIFIQSRCKVLQNSSMSDAEIKPAAFTCQNPAISRSSLLATAKDHEPHCYACQGTHYVYKCEKFKGQTTSARFQLVKSKNMCSNCLSGSHADFTCPSKYSCRTCSGKHHSLLHFESRKRQAGTNSNNNAPVVPSSSAPPVGNLPSTDDTSFVGTVSSGNMSVLGTAVIRMCNQQGQWVPVRALIDCGSQISAITIKCATRLGLTRCNRKINVVGLSQSPVV; from the coding sequence ATGACGCCAGCAGAGCAACAAGAACAGGAACGTGTTGAGCGATCCTTACAGCGCGCTATTGTTAAACGAGATAAGCATGTTAATCAGATGTTAATCTTGTTTAACTTATCAAAGATAGTTGAGTCTGATCCGTCATCATTACCTATGTTCGATGCGCGTAAGCGGGATTTGGAAGCACTCATGTCAGATTTTCGCCTCGACCAGGAGGACGTTATGGATCGAATGGTAGAGCTAGGGCGGATTGAGGAGTTCATACGGGAACATAGTGTCATTGAAACTGTTGTCAccgaacaatattattctatacaagCCGTGGCGGGTGCGATGGCCTGCTGTAAATTGGATTCGGTAATCAGATCAGGCTCTCACATTAATTTACCAAAAATTGAGTTACCGCACTTTAATGGTGACATAATTAATTGGCGGTCTTATCGTGACACATTCACATCGCTTGTCCACGAAAATCCAGATCTTAACAGTGTTGAGCGATTTCACTATTTAATTGCTTCAGTCTCTGGAGCTGCGAGTACGGTGGTACGTTCAGTCCCTCTTACTGGTCCCAATTATGAAGTTGCCTGGAATGCATTGCATGATCGATTTGACAGTACGCGTCTCATACTTCACGCGCACTTGGACAAGTTATTCGGATTTTCTCCCATAAAAAATGAATCTCTAACTGACCTAAATAACTTTTTAGATGTATTCAAAGAGAACACAGCTGCGATCAACGCTCTAGGTGTGCATGATCTGTCCGGTTTTCTATTATTCTATATCGCGTCGCGTGTCCTGGATAGTTCGACGAAGCGTCTCTTCGAGGCTGGTCGGGGCACACATGATCTTCCCACTCTAAATGATTTGTTAATATTCATACAATCTCGGTGCAAAGTTCTACAAAATAGTTCGATGTCAGACGCCGAAATAAAACCTGCAGCTTTCACGTGCCAAAATCCTGCAATTTCAAGATCATCGTTATTGGCCACAGCCAAGGATCACGAGCCTCATTGCTATGCGTGCCAAGGGACACACTATGTATACAAATGTGAGAAGTTTAAGGGACAAACCACATCAGCACGATTTCAGCTGGTAAAGTCCAAAAACATGTGTTCAAATTGTCTCAGTGGTTCCCATGCGGATTTCACATGTCCGTCGAAGTATTCGTGTCGAACCTGTTCCGGAAAACATCATTCGTTGCTGCACTTCGAATCGCGAAAGCGCCAGGCTGGCACTAATTCAAATAACAATGCACCCGTGGTTCCCTCGTCGTCGGCACCCCCCGTTGGTAATCTACCAAGCACCGATGACACGTCATTTGTTGGTACCGTTAGCAGCGGCAATATGAGTGTTCTGGGCACAGCTGTGATTCGGATGTGCAACCAACAGGGACAATGGGTACCAGTCCGTGCATTAATAGATTGTGGATCACAAATATCTGCTATAACAATAAAGTGCGCAACACGACTTGGTCTCACCCGGTGCAATCGTAAAATCAACGTAGTCGGATTGTCACAGAGCCCTGTAGTCTAG
- the LOC115034794 gene encoding uncharacterized protein LOC115034794 — MATGASAIKRLRNKNFTEKEKEMLMELIIPHKNVIENIKTDSINIKRKTQLWEYITSQYNNNNSETGKRTVTQLKNVYDMAKRRAKKELSSDKVSMYKCMKDITDEDQLVIVDLVQSYRSEIVSFIII; from the exons ATGGCTACGGGCGCTTCGGCTATCAAACGTTTGAGAAATAAAAACTTTACCGAAAAAGAAAAGGAAATGTTAATGGAACTAATAATTCCTCATAAGAacgtaattgaaaatattaag aCTGATTCTATTAACATAAAGAGGAAAACCCAGTTGTGGGAGTATATAACTTCTcagtacaataacaataactcaGAAACTGGAAAAAGAACagtaactcaattaaaaaatgtttacgatatGGCAAAGAGACGAGCCAAAAAAGAACTGAGTTctgataaa GtttcaatgtataaatgtatgaaaGATATCACTGATGAAGACCAATTAGTAATTGTAGATTTAGTACAGTCATACCGTTCAGAAATAGTaagctttattattatataa
- the LOC103311931 gene encoding uncharacterized protein LOC103311931, translating to MPHMRLDRQLTCEPVLLSKITGLMPSKVLDLSIRTQYMDLELADPNFDRPGKIEFLLGADVYNHIFTDGHHVRHTPGLPSAFETTLGWIIVGAAAASSTLSSQVSLSLTTEPSLKQLLNRFWEVEEPVVLPNPFTEEQKCEEIFRRTTTRDPSGRYSVSFPFKTNPSVLGDSRSMALSRFYNLERKLTADPIIYEEYKCFMNEYLQLGHMKLAQTPGNYIIPHHAVVKRTNGKIKLRVVFDASATTSSGTSLNNLLFIGPKLQCDIADLLLRCRFHVYMLTADICKMYRQIQVPPAECSYQHILWRNDPSESIQEYALSTVTYGVSSSPFQAIRVLHQLELDEGFKYPAAQVVLSSQTYVDDIIAGAASVEQMVTLQKQLIGLLGQGQFELKKWASNCRQVLQNIPQDDQVVELSFDPKDECSIKILGLHWNPANDIFSYHSDPCVSRPTKRSVLSAIAKIYDPLGALSPITFWAKCFMQILWKNAYEWDQPIPDELASSWNSCSTQLPSVSQVKIRRHIPIEQCTDVQLLGFSDASQKGYSAVVYMRLSYASKPGTVHLLTARSKVAPLKNSRLDESLSIPRLELCGALLLAQTLHRVQNALSSITHISSIHAWTDSTVVLSWLTTQQVTFKVFVTNRLNKIGELLPSVQWRYVPSMQNPADCVSRGLLPTEALEHSLYWDGPSFVQQSPDTWKSPQYEKIPVAELPEQKTVAEILHVIVTPTTNDEWLEKFSSLTRLKRVVAYMRRFIVKAHHKSVQRNPTHQCDEHPPMFTGFLRYEELSDALQTLVQITQRIHFPQLIKLISSSSSSIKPRSIACLTPFIDASGIIRVGERLRRSTAPEDFKYPVLIPKSSALTFLLIRYYHITGMHAGPQLVASLLSSQFWIVSGRSTFVTLFSNVLHVHDIER from the coding sequence ATGCCACACATGCGGTTAGATCGACAGCTAACTTGTGAACCCGTTCTATTGTCAAAGATTACTGGGTTGATGCCTTCGAAAGTGTTAGATTTATCCATACGAACTCAGTACATGGATCTGGAGCTCGCAGATCCGAACTTCGATCGTCCAGGGAAAATTGAATTCTTACTAGGCGCTGACGTGTACAACCACATTTTCACAGATGGTCATCACGTACGCCATACACCAGGGTTGCCTTCCGCGTTCGAGACAACATTGGGCTGGATTATTGTTGGAGCCGCGGCAGCCTCAAGCACTTTGTCATCGCAAGTATCACTGTCATTGACAACCGAACCGTCACTAAAACAATTGCTGAATCGGTTTTGGGAAGTTGAGGAGCCTGTGGTTTTACCTAATCCGTTTACAGAAGAACAGAAGTGCGAAGAGATTTTCCGCCGTACCACCACCAGAGACCCGTCTGGGAGGTACTCGGTGTCGTTTCCGTTTAAAACTAATCCTTCCGTTCTTGGTGATTCCCGGTCAATGGCACTATCAAGATTTTATAACTTGGAGCGTAAATTAACAGCCGATCCTATCATATACGAggaatataaatgttttatgaacGAGTATTTACAACTTGGCCACATGAAACTCGCGCAAACTCCAGGAAACTACATCATTCCACATCACGCAGTTGTCAAACGAACGAACGGAAAAATTAAACTAAGAGTCGTATTTGACGCGTCTGCCACTACATCCTCTGGAACATCATTAAACAATTTGCTATTCATCGGACCCAAATTGCAATGTGACATAGCAGATCTACTACTACGATGTCGCTTTCATGTATACATGCTCACAGCAGATATATGCAAAATGTATAGACAAATACAGGTGCCACCAGCGGAATGCTCTTACCAGCATATTCTGTGGCGCAACGATCCATCTGAATCAATACAGGAGTATGCGTTGTCGACAGTTACTTACGGAGTGTCTTCGTCCCCCTTTCAAGCCATCCGTGTATTGCATCAACTGGAATTGGACGAAGGTTTCAAATACCCAGCTGCACAAGTAGTGTTATCTAGTCAAACCTACGTCGATGACATTATAGCCGGAGCTGCCTCAGTCGAACAGATGGTGACGTTGCAAAAACAGCTCATCGGTTTGTTAGGTCAAGGTCAATTTGAGCTAAAAAAATGGGCAAGTAACTGTCGACAAGTTCTGCAAAATATCCCACAGGACGATCAAGTTGTAGAACTGTCATTCGACCCAAAGGATGAGTGTTCAATAAAGATCCTGGGGTTACATTGGAACCCGGCAAATGATATATTCAGTTATCACAGTGATCCCTGCGTCTCTCGACCTACGAAACGCTCAGTGCTATCCGCGATAGCTAAGATCTATGACCCACTCGGAGCCTTATCACCCATCACCTTTTGGGCTAAGTGCTTCATGCAGATTTTATGGAAAAATGCGTATGAATGGGACCAACCGATCCCAGACGAACTAGCTTCTTCCTGGAATTCATGCTCTACGCAGTTACCTTCGGTCTCACAAGTTAAAATCAGGAGACATATTCCTATTGAACAATGTACGGACGTTCAACTACTAGGGTTTTCCGATGCATCACAAAAGGGATACTCAGCTGTTGTTTACATGCGATTGTCGTATGCGTCAAAACCTGGCACAGTACATCTACTTACAGCAAGGTCGAAGGTGGCACCGTTAAAGAACAGTCGTCTGGATGAGTCACTTTCCATTCCAAGGTTGGAATTATGTGGGGCACTGCTATTAGCTCAAACACTGCATCGTGTACAAAATGCATTATCGTCAATCACTCACATATCCTCAATTCATGCCTGGACCGACTCTACAGTGGTGTTGTCTTGGCTAACAACTCAGCAAGTTACATTTAAAGTATTTGTCACGAACAGGCTTAACAAGATAGGTGAACTTCTGCCCTCGGTTCAGTGGAGATACGTACCATCAATGCAAAATCCAGCTGATTGCGTGTCCCGCGGCCTACTTCCTACCGAGGCATTAGAACACAGTTTATACTGGGATGGTCCATCTTTCGTACAACAGTCACCTGATACTTGGAAATCACCACAGTATGAAAAAATTCCCGTCGCTGAACTACCTGAACAGAAAACCGTGGCAGAGATCCTGCATGTTATTGTTACACCAACAACGAACGACGAATGGCTTGAAAAATTCTCATCATTGACTCGTCTAAAGAGAGTTGTTGCTTACATGAGACGTTTCATCGTCAAGGCTCATCACAAGTCAGTCCAGCGAAATCCCACACATCAATGTGACGAGCATCCACCCATGTTTACAGGTTTCCTTCGGTATGAAGAGCTTAGTGATGCTTTACAGACGTTAGTCCAAATAACACAACGCATCCACTTTCCACAGTTAATCAAGCTTATTTCATCTTCGTCATCGTCAATCAAACCTCGTTCGATAGCTTGTCTCACCCCGTTCATTGACGCATCTGGAATCATACGCGTGGGTGAACGACTGCGCCGTTCAACCGCACCGGAAGACTTCAAATATCCAGTGTTAATACCAAAGTCAAGCGCTTTAACGTTCCTATTGATCCGATATTATCATATAACTGGTATGCACGCTGGGCCTCAGCTTGTGGCATCCTTGTTGTCTTCTCAATTTTGGATTGTGTCAGGTCGATCAACATTCGtcacattattttcaaatgtgttACATGTACACGACATCGAGCGTTAA
- the LOC103311928 gene encoding putative nuclease HARBI1, with the protein MDRLSDLHRRQISEMILNWSNNLISQGMEYDEVVMCLNSEYRQKLSKVHNFVEITVPAMREIDFKTHFRLTRTSVEEIFSMIGHMFHTDNMKISMEKQVLVTLWYMANSETHRQIASRFNVSNSTSYKIVQNNLKYITSISDTVIKWPCNNEQLLTLKKFQNLRNKVLPGVFGAIDGCHIKILAPWVKRTVMPPLNKSMFYNRKQVPTVILQGIVDADQKFINIFCGWPGSSHDARVLRRSIIGNRLLNNPWEILPRESFILGDSAYPLTEAIMTPYKNNGHLTPAQIFFNQTLSSSRVVVEQSFGKLIGRFRKLRLLDVYHKSYCGLIITAACVLHNICMSQGDDIEVEEYEQYIPPAVPDTGNGINKRDQLCALNYEQ; encoded by the exons ATGGATAGACTTAGTGATTTACAtagaa GACAAATAAGTGAAATGATTTTGAACTggagtaataatttaatttcacaaGGAATGGAATATGATGAGGTAGTGATGTGCTTAAATAGTGAATATCGACAAAAACTGTCTAAGGTTCACAATTTTGTAGAAATTACTGTCCCAGCAATGAGAGAAATTGATTTTAAGACACATTTTCGCCTAACAAGAACCAGTGTTGAa gaAATTTTCTCTATGATTGGACATATGTTCCACACGGACAATATGAAAATCAGCATGGAAAAACAAGTATTGGTTACTTTATGGTATATGGCTAACAGTGAAACccatag ACAAATTGCTTCCAGATTCAATGTATCTAATAGTACAAGTTATAAAATtgtgcaaaataatttgaaatatataacaaGTATATCAGATACTGTAATAAAATGGCCATGCAATAATGAACAActtttgacattaaaaaaattccagaATCTACGGAATAAAGTATTACCTGGGGTATTTGGAGCTATAGATGGatgtcatattaaaatactagCACCATGGGTAAAAAGAACGGTTATGCCTCCACTTAACAAGTCAATGTTCTATAATAGGAAACAAGTACCAACCGTAATTTTACaa ggcATCGTTGACGCTGATCAgaaattcatcaacattttttgtGGATGGCCTGGTTCATCACACGATGCACGAGTTTTAAGGCGGAGTATTATAGGGAACCGACTATTAAACAACCCCTGGGAAATACTACCCCGAGAATCATTTATCTTAGGAGACAGTGCTTATCCATTAACCGAAGCGATTATGAcaccttataaaaataatggtcaCTTAACTCCggcacaaatatttttcaaccaaaCTCTTAGTAGTTCTAGAGTAGTTGTTGAACAAAGCTTTGGTAAACTAATTGGCAGGTTTCGAAAATTAAG attattagatGTGTACCATAAAAGTTATTGTGGTTTGATAATAACAGCTGCCTGTGTTCTTCACAATATCTGCATGTCTCAGGGTGATGACATTGAAGTTGAAGAATATGAACAGTATATTCCACCTGCAGTACCTGATACAGGGAATGGAATTAATAAAAGAGATCAATTATGTGCGTTAAACTATgaacaataa
- the LOC107885252 gene encoding uncharacterized protein LOC107885252 — protein sequence MVNCFVPNCNHYSETKVCNFFRFPANKLLKLKWTQNIRRSDRCPSVNSQVCSCHFIDGLKENNPTIFSWNKEKKFLFVSPEKKNKRKPKPTSKTVVANEEELPD from the exons ATGGTCAATTGTTTTGTACCAAATTGCAACCATTACAGCGAAACAaaagtatgtaatttttttagatttcctgcgaataaattgttgaaattaaaatggaCACAAAATATAAG gAGGTCTGACAGATGTCCAAGTGTGAACTCCCAAGTATGTAGCTGTCATTTTATTGATggattaaaagaaaataatccaacaatattcAGTtggaataaagaaaaaaaatttttgtttgtttccccagagaaaaaaaataaaaggaaacCGAAACCTACCTCa aaaacaGTAGTTGCCAATGAGGAAGAATTACCTGATTAA
- the LOC100570906 gene encoding uncharacterized protein LOC100570906 — protein sequence MEIIKSNKGGNKGFYKGYVYVVKYIGVSKITWRCSQRCSMKCTGELYTDLKMENPELKTGHSHLKDDDSVKIEKALCAMKERSKAGLSKPLEVYAAEISKLDGNTRAKMPVEDHVKRTLRNQRSALNPVEPTSLDNLVIDDEWCTTGHPEYENFLIFDNGINSEERILIFGTVEGMNNLSKSNTWYLDGNFSLAPKLFLQLYVIRVEVDGIFITAIYCLLQRKTSETYKTVFRTLVEKCAEQNLYLDPKYVHLDFEKAVIKAVHKIFNKEVIIRGCFYHLSQSTHRKIQALGLEKLYHEDPNFTKFCGMLDGLAFLPLTDVEQGMSYLRSIMPDTALDLVEYFDSTYVNGTFKRTNCPINKIKFKKVQPRFPPSVWNVHEATLNDQHRTNNTTEGWNHRFSNLVGHNHPSIWTLLKKMRLEVAVDDTKIRQYNLGTIQPVKKRKLTVKNQNTLKRLCVDYNEGKRSIENFLDAISYNTRIKLD from the exons ATGGAGATTATCAAATCAAATAAAGGTGGTAACAAAGGTTTTTACAAAGGTTATGTATATGTTGTAAAGTATATTGGCGTATCAAAAATAACCTGGAGGTGTTCTCAGAGGTGTTCAATGAAATGTACTGGAGAATTATACACCGATCTCAAAATGGAGAACCCAGAATTAAAAACAGGACATAGTCATTTGAAAGATGATGACAGTGTTAAGATAGAAAAAGCTTTGTGTGCGATGAAGGAACGATCGAAAGCTGGTTTATCTAAACCACTTGAAGTTTATGCGGCAGAAATTTCTAAGTTGGATGGTAACACTAGAGCGAAGATGCCAGTGGAAGACCATGTTAAAAGAACATTAAGAAATCAACGTTCTGCATTAAATCCAGTTGAGCCAACTAGCCTTGATAATTTGGTCATtgatg ATGAGTGGTGCACAACAGGTCATCCTGAgtatgaaaattttttaatttttgacaatgGTATTAATTCCGAAGAAAGGATTCTAATTTTCGGGACTGTAGAAGGtatgaataatttatcaaaatccaaTACTTGGTATTTAGATGGTAATTTTTCACTAgcaccaaaattatttttacaattgtatGTCATAAGAGTAGAGGTAGATGGTATTTTTATAACTGCAATTTATTGTCTATTACAAAGAAAAACATCTGAAACATATAAAACAGTATTTAGAACATTGGTTGAAAAGTGTGCAGAGCAGAATCTGTACCTGGATCCAAAATATGTGCATCTTGATTTTGAAAAGGCTGTAATTAAAGCTGTGCATAAAATCTTTAACAAAGAAGTTATTATACGTGGGTGCTTCTATCATCTGTCACAATCAACTCACAGAAAAATTCAAGCTTTAGGTCTAGAAAAATTATACCATGAAGACCCTAACTTCACAAAATTCTGCGGAATGTTAGATGGTTTAGCATTCTTACCTCTAACAGATGTTGAACAAGGAATGTCATATTTGCGATCTATTATGCCTGATACTGCCTTAGATTtagttgaatattttgattctaCATATGTAAATGGCACTTTCAAGCGAACAAATTGTCcgatcaacaaaataaaatttaaaaaagttcaaCCAAGGTTTCCTCCAAGTGTCTGGAATGTCCATGAGGCAACGTTGAATGATCAACATAGAACGAACAATACAACCGAGGGTTGGAATCATAGGTTCTCAAATCTAGTAGGTCATAACCATCCATCCATTTGGactctgttaaaaaaaatgagattGGAAGTTGCTGTAGATGATACCAAAATAAGGCAGTACAATTTAGGAACTATTCAACCAGTGAAAAAAAGGAAACTTAcagtaaaaaatcaaaatacattaaagcGACTATGCGTAGATTACAATGAAGGAAAAAGATCAATTGAAAACTTCTTAGACGCTATTTCATACAACACACGAATTAAATTGGATTAA